One Methanocalculus natronophilus DNA window includes the following coding sequences:
- the mtrH gene encoding tetrahydromethanopterin S-methyltransferase subunit H produces MFRFEKEQTVLDFNGMKIGGQPGEYPRVLGASIFYNKHETVLDDHTGKIDKAKAEALWNRCMELSDITGNPYMIQIIAEYGEAFESYFSWFDSIDNKTPFLMDSSAPPALAHACEYVTEVGLADRAIYNSINGSIPQENIDAIAASDVNSAIVLAFNPGDPSVPGREKVLVEGGVAGQEKGMLQIAEECGITRPILDTAATPLGLGSGGSFREILACKAIHGLPTGGAYHNMTVSWTWLKRWRGTAKSPSVLVSQYEGKDVLLEQMGHHHFGGMDGIKQAAWSSPDIGCNIMAMTLGADLIMFGPIENCEGAATATAFTDIVLAEACRELGGEVQDPNHPLMKLV; encoded by the coding sequence ATGTTCAGGTTTGAGAAAGAACAGACCGTTCTCGACTTTAATGGAATGAAGATCGGTGGACAGCCCGGTGAATACCCAAGGGTACTCGGCGCATCCATCTTCTATAACAAGCACGAGACCGTGCTCGATGACCACACAGGAAAGATTGACAAAGCAAAGGCAGAGGCTCTCTGGAATCGTTGTATGGAGTTATCAGATATTACCGGCAACCCCTACATGATCCAGATCATCGCTGAATACGGCGAGGCTTTTGAGAGCTATTTCAGCTGGTTTGACTCTATTGACAACAAGACCCCCTTCCTGATGGACTCTTCAGCACCACCAGCACTTGCACATGCCTGCGAGTATGTAACTGAAGTAGGTCTTGCAGACCGTGCCATCTACAACTCGATCAATGGATCGATCCCGCAGGAGAACATCGATGCAATCGCTGCCTCAGATGTCAACTCCGCAATCGTCCTCGCCTTCAACCCCGGTGACCCATCGGTTCCCGGACGTGAGAAGGTGCTTGTTGAAGGAGGCGTTGCTGGCCAGGAGAAGGGTATGTTGCAGATCGCAGAGGAGTGCGGGATCACCCGGCCAATCCTCGACACTGCAGCCACCCCGCTCGGACTTGGCTCTGGCGGCTCATTCCGTGAGATTCTCGCCTGCAAGGCAATTCACGGTCTCCCAACCGGTGGTGCATACCACAACATGACCGTATCATGGACCTGGCTGAAACGCTGGAGGGGAACTGCAAAGAGTCCCTCCGTGCTTGTGAGCCAGTACGAGGGTAAGGATGTCCTCCTTGAGCAGATGGGCCATCACCACTTTGGCGGAATGGATGGTATCAAGCAGGCTGCATGGTCAAGCCCCGATATCGGGTGCAACATCATGGCAATGACGCTTGGTGCCGACTTAATCATGTTCGGCCCAATCGAGAACTGCGAAGGTGCTGCTACCGCAACTGCATTCACTGACATCGTCCTCGCAGAGGCATGCCGTGAACTCGGTGGAGAGGTGCAGGATCCAAACCACCCATTGATGAAACTCGTGTGA
- the mtrA gene encoding tetrahydromethanopterin S-methyltransferase subunit A yields MAEKKSPVSGWPIVKGDYHSGDANSCVAVVTMGSHLDEAGICASGAALCGSCKTENLGLEKIIANIISNPNIRFVLACGTEVKGHLSGQSLEALHKGGVAGGKIVGAEGAIPFIENLDDAAITRFQEQVEYVDIMESEDLGEIKAKIAELTGRDPGAFGADPIVVEVKEAGGAGMETSVAGANPQFLEIEKRLNAIEKKIEFADAEIAQRVGRKIGRDIGILYGLVAGVVVFIMLLMLLPRISML; encoded by the coding sequence ATGGCAGAGAAGAAATCACCGGTAAGCGGATGGCCCATTGTCAAGGGAGATTACCATTCAGGCGACGCAAACAGCTGTGTTGCAGTCGTCACCATGGGATCGCACCTTGATGAGGCAGGCATCTGCGCCAGCGGGGCTGCATTATGCGGATCCTGCAAGACCGAGAACCTTGGTCTTGAGAAGATCATCGCCAACATCATCTCGAATCCAAACATCAGGTTTGTACTCGCCTGTGGAACTGAAGTGAAAGGCCACTTGAGCGGTCAGTCGCTTGAAGCACTCCACAAAGGAGGAGTGGCAGGCGGAAAGATCGTCGGGGCAGAGGGTGCAATTCCCTTCATCGAGAACCTTGACGATGCAGCTATCACGCGGTTCCAGGAACAGGTCGAATACGTCGACATCATGGAGTCAGAAGACCTAGGCGAGATTAAAGCAAAGATCGCTGAGCTCACCGGCAGAGATCCGGGAGCGTTTGGTGCCGACCCGATTGTTGTCGAGGTGAAAGAAGCTGGCGGCGCAGGTATGGAAACCTCCGTTGCCGGAGCAAACCCCCAGTTCCTTGAGATAGAGAAGCGGCTTAACGCAATCGAGAAGAAGATTGAATTTGCAGACGCTGAGATTGCCCAGAGGGTGGGCAGGAAGATCGGACGGGACATCGGCATCCTCTATGGCCTTGTAGCCGGAGTCGTTGTATTTATCATGCTCCTGATGCTCCTTCCGAGAATTAGTATGCTCTAA
- a CDS encoding tetrahydromethanopterin S-methyltransferase subunit F, which produces MSGSSIRMMAIDNMVENIRYKAQIIARTNKLDSGIMSAGMPWFFYGLLLAFVVVVIPALFV; this is translated from the coding sequence ATGTCAGGTTCAAGCATCAGAATGATGGCAATTGACAACATGGTTGAAAACATCCGTTACAAGGCACAGATCATTGCCCGTACCAACAAGCTTGATTCGGGTATTATGTCTGCAGGGATGCCCTGGTTCTTCTATGGGCTTCTGCTCGCCTTTGTGGTCGTGGTAATTCCGGCCCTGTTTGTCTGA
- the mtrA gene encoding tetrahydromethanopterin S-methyltransferase subunit A yields the protein MAEKKSPASGWPIVKGDYHSGDANSCVAVVTMGSHLDEAGICASGAALCGSCKTENLGLEKIIANIISNPNIRFVLACGTEVKGHLSGQSLEALHKGGVAGGKIVGAEGAIPFIENLDDAAITRFQEQVEYVDIMESEDLGEIKAKIAELTGRDPGAFGADPMVIEVKEAGGAGADDTGGEAKPLSGEVALIHARMKIIEGMVTDIGYRNRFSAGVYAGKIEGLMIGLIVIFTILGILLMG from the coding sequence ATGGCAGAGAAGAAATCACCGGCAAGCGGATGGCCCATCGTCAAGGGAGATTACCATTCAGGCGACGCAAACAGCTGTGTTGCAGTCGTCACCATGGGATCGCACCTTGATGAGGCAGGCATCTGCGCCAGCGGGGCTGCATTATGCGGATCCTGCAAGACCGAGAACCTTGGTCTTGAGAAGATCATCGCCAACATCATCTCGAATCCAAACATCAGGTTTGTACTCGCCTGTGGAACTGAAGTGAAAGGCCACTTAAGCGGTCAGTCGCTTGAAGCACTCCACAAAGGAGGAGTGGCAGGCGGAAAGATCGTCGGGGCAGAGGGTGCAATTCCCTTCATTGAGAACCTTGACGATGCAGCTATCACGCGGTTCCAGGAACAGGTCGAATACGTCGACATCATGGAGTCAGAAGACCTAGGCGAGATTAAAGCAAAGATCGCCGAGCTCACCGGCAGAGATCCGGGAGCGTTTGGTGCTGACCCGATGGTTATCGAGGTGAAAGAAGCTGGCGGCGCCGGTGCTGATGATACCGGCGGAGAAGCAAAACCCCTTTCAGGAGAAGTTGCTCTCATTCATGCCCGCATGAAGATCATCGAAGGTATGGTAACAGATATCGGATACCGGAACAGGTTCTCTGCCGGCGTCTATGCCGGAAAGATCGAGGGCCTGATGATCGGTTTAATCGTGATCTTTACCATTCTCGGAATACTGCTGATGGGGTGA
- the mtrB gene encoding tetrahydromethanopterin S-methyltransferase subunit MtrB, with translation MGYVLVLPEFGLVADPVFGLVTSAGESLQPIIDQVAELEKISDDLVDMLSGEGNFQSSFPGREKTLLYAGGVTAFWYGLAIGLLLAAFVALYIMG, from the coding sequence ATGGGATATGTTCTTGTATTACCTGAATTCGGCCTTGTAGCCGATCCCGTATTCGGACTTGTGACAAGTGCAGGTGAGTCGCTCCAGCCTATCATTGATCAGGTAGCCGAACTCGAGAAGATCTCTGACGATCTCGTCGACATGCTCTCTGGAGAAGGAAACTTCCAGAGCTCATTCCCGGGACGAGAGAAGACACTTCTCTATGCCGGTGGCGTCACTGCATTCTGGTATGGCCTGGCGATTGGACTGCTTCTTGCGGCATTCGTTGCACTGTACATCATGGGGTGA
- the mtrC gene encoding tetrahydromethanopterin S-methyltransferase subunit MtrC translates to MTVKVEASADAIPHNTLLIVGIVGSLVCIYLTYLNTLTGLQVFSFFGGVGAVIALIWGTSTIKRLCSYGIGTGVPSAGMIAFGAGIIAMLVGTKFGIAAPIAALIIALIAGAVIGFLADSVLNMKIPVMVQSLAELSIIGALVIMGFTAMATGDFTFGVLVTGEVAIFGLMTIPAAQASFIGGGVTAVAFMLGAIAIQHPFNAALGPSNTQDRTLMLAAQCGFLSMIMMAVISFAFLAIGAALLGLLISVIGWGYTYAQFIELSKRDAAAWLDAKPIVETEA, encoded by the coding sequence ATGACAGTAAAAGTTGAAGCATCCGCTGACGCAATCCCACACAACACCCTGTTGATCGTCGGAATAGTCGGATCTCTCGTCTGTATCTACCTGACCTATCTGAACACCCTGACAGGCCTCCAGGTATTCTCCTTCTTCGGAGGAGTCGGTGCGGTTATCGCCCTTATCTGGGGAACAAGCACCATCAAGAGGCTCTGCAGCTATGGTATAGGAACAGGTGTTCCGTCTGCTGGTATGATCGCATTCGGTGCAGGCATCATTGCAATGCTCGTTGGAACAAAGTTTGGTATCGCAGCTCCGATCGCAGCTCTCATAATTGCACTCATTGCAGGAGCAGTCATTGGGTTCCTTGCAGACAGTGTGCTGAACATGAAGATCCCGGTGATGGTCCAGTCACTTGCTGAACTCTCAATCATCGGCGCGCTCGTCATCATGGGGTTCACCGCGATGGCAACCGGCGACTTCACATTTGGGGTCCTCGTCACCGGGGAGGTCGCAATCTTCGGGCTTATGACAATCCCTGCTGCACAGGCATCCTTTATCGGGGGCGGTGTAACCGCAGTTGCATTTATGCTTGGGGCAATCGCTATTCAGCACCCATTCAATGCAGCACTCGGACCATCAAACACACAGGACCGGACACTCATGCTCGCTGCGCAGTGCGGGTTCCTCTCCATGATCATGATGGCAGTCATCAGTTTTGCATTCCTTGCAATCGGAGCAGCACTCCTTGGACTTCTGATCTCAGTCATCGGGTGGGGATACACCTACGCACAGTTCATAGAACTTTCAAAGCGCGATGCAGCTGCATGGCTTGATGCAAAGCCGATCGTGGAGACCGAGGCCTGA
- the mtrD gene encoding tetrahydromethanopterin S-methyltransferase subunit D, giving the protein MTAIQAKATGAEMPAKAGAIAIILLLIFIGIGYYLTMIGLFTMAVFYSLIGIIIGGVLVTFSVHFVPVGGAPAAMGQAPGIATGVTMLAAGAGLAGLFKGAWAAEFGYAVALGTGAIGGALLMAITCMFVNVTYVYAMGIPSASGKVSKDPITGDTQDEYKSQGTEGHGLPFISYVGGVLGGLIGGFGGTLIYLSLYDAYITGIPALMNQPVDDVMPIIVSVAGIFAIGMFLVNAVLTAYNITGTIEGPHDPKFKRFPRALVASAVASALSGLLALMIIVPIQLPF; this is encoded by the coding sequence ATGACAGCAATCCAGGCAAAAGCCACTGGTGCAGAGATGCCTGCAAAAGCAGGTGCAATTGCAATCATCCTTCTGCTCATCTTCATTGGTATCGGATATTACCTGACGATGATTGGCCTCTTCACGATGGCCGTTTTCTATTCATTAATCGGCATCATCATCGGTGGAGTGCTTGTCACCTTCAGCGTCCACTTCGTCCCTGTCGGAGGAGCTCCGGCAGCAATGGGACAGGCACCGGGTATTGCAACTGGTGTTACGATGCTTGCAGCAGGTGCAGGTCTTGCCGGTCTCTTTAAGGGAGCATGGGCAGCCGAATTCGGCTATGCGGTCGCACTCGGCACAGGTGCAATCGGAGGAGCACTCCTGATGGCAATCACCTGTATGTTCGTCAATGTCACCTACGTCTATGCAATGGGTATCCCCTCTGCATCAGGCAAGGTCTCAAAAGACCCGATCACCGGTGACACACAGGACGAATACAAGAGCCAGGGTACAGAAGGACACGGCCTTCCATTCATCTCGTATGTCGGCGGTGTCCTTGGTGGTCTGATTGGAGGTTTTGGCGGAACGCTCATCTACCTCTCGCTCTACGACGCATATATCACCGGCATTCCGGCCCTGATGAATCAGCCTGTCGATGATGTGATGCCAATTATCGTATCAGTCGCAGGTATCTTTGCTATCGGCATGTTCCTTGTGAACGCTGTCCTGACTGCATACAACATCACCGGAACAATCGAGGGTCCGCACGATCCCAAGTTCAAGCGGTTCCCGCGTGCGCTTGTTGCCAGTGCGGTCGCATCAGCACTTTCCGGACTGCTGGCACTTATGATCATCGTGCCGATACAATTACCATTCTGA
- the mtrE gene encoding tetrahydromethanopterin S-methyltransferase subunit E — MENIVLGIGVAAFAGALAAVAGAAEDTESNIGSQGDPNSQVQLAPQMGYIHRIYNKAVAGEPPAWALWIALGAGLAWAFMAMNINPVLAIILGSVLASFVQGVYATTAYLGRTASLAKFGQPVYIDVLKSVTPVTTAHAFVAIFATVTVCWLMNAVLGHPFPMPILGIIWGIALGAAGSAVGNPYYGKERQYQNQKFGAGVPISASGNIVRYAEAGERSSIDNGWFTAKFGGPASGICFGLIVFFELWRHLIFEHYLAGWGSVLMGATIILIITFMARYIEVWARKTYGPYTAPAEEEAA; from the coding sequence ATGGAGAACATTGTATTAGGTATTGGAGTAGCAGCATTTGCGGGAGCGCTTGCCGCAGTGGCAGGTGCAGCCGAAGATACCGAATCCAACATCGGATCACAGGGTGACCCGAATTCCCAGGTTCAGCTGGCACCACAGATGGGATACATTCATCGTATCTATAATAAAGCTGTGGCAGGCGAGCCGCCAGCCTGGGCACTCTGGATCGCTCTTGGTGCAGGTCTTGCATGGGCATTCATGGCAATGAACATCAATCCCGTTCTTGCTATAATCCTTGGAAGCGTTCTGGCATCTTTTGTCCAGGGCGTTTACGCAACCACTGCATATCTTGGCAGGACAGCCAGTCTCGCCAAGTTCGGACAGCCCGTCTATATTGACGTTTTAAAATCGGTCACACCAGTCACAACAGCACATGCGTTTGTTGCGATATTTGCGACCGTTACAGTCTGTTGGCTGATGAACGCGGTACTCGGCCACCCGTTCCCGATGCCAATCCTCGGTATTATCTGGGGTATTGCACTTGGAGCAGCCGGGTCAGCCGTCGGAAACCCGTATTACGGGAAAGAGCGGCAGTACCAGAACCAGAAATTTGGAGCAGGCGTCCCGATTTCTGCATCCGGAAATATTGTCCGGTATGCTGAAGCAGGTGAGAGGAGCTCCATTGACAACGGATGGTTCACCGCAAAGTTCGGAGGACCGGCATCAGGTATCTGTTTTGGTCTGATCGTCTTCTTTGAACTCTGGAGACATCTTATCTTCGAGCATTATCTCGCAGGATGGGGATCAGTCCTCATGGGTGCAACCATCATCCTGATCATCACGTTCATGGCACGGTACATCGAAGTCTGGGCACGGAAGACCTACGGTCCATACACTGCACCAGCTGAAGAGGAGGCAGCATAA
- the mcrA gene encoding coenzyme-B sulfoethylthiotransferase subunit alpha, protein MAKIERAQKLFLKALKEKFPGQDVESTKAQYFNWGDLQQSPRKKEFLAATEKISKDRGLSMYDPERCHLGGIPLGQRQLMTYEVSGTGTFVEGDDLHFVNNAAMQQFWDDIRRTVIVNMDLAHQTLQRRLGKEVTPETINEYLHVVNHAMPGAAVVQEHMVETHPALTDDCYVKVFTGDSELADDIEPQFIINVEKLFPKKQADALMKAVGKSLWQCVHIPTSVSRTCDGGTTSRWSAMQIGMSFIGAYRMCAGEAAVADLSYAAKHAGVIQMASHLPARRARGPNEPGGILFGNFADMIQADRKYPNDPAKATLEVVGAGAMLFDQIWLGSYMSGGVGFTQYATAAYTDNILDEFTYYGMDYIKDKYKVDWQNPNPNDKVKPTQEIVNDIATEVNLNGMEMYETYPTTMEDHFGGSQRASVLAAASGISTAIATGNSNAGLNGWYLSMLMHKEGWSRLGFFGYDLQDQCGSANTLSVRPDEGCIGEFRGPNYPNYAMNVGHQGEYAAIAGASHYGRGDGWTLSPLIKICFADPALKFDFSEPRKEFARGAIREYMPAGERSLIIPAK, encoded by the coding sequence ATGGCAAAGATTGAGAGAGCACAGAAACTCTTCCTGAAGGCACTGAAGGAGAAGTTCCCAGGACAGGATGTAGAATCAACAAAGGCCCAGTACTTCAACTGGGGCGACCTGCAGCAGTCCCCAAGAAAGAAGGAGTTCCTTGCAGCAACCGAGAAGATTTCAAAAGACCGTGGTCTTTCCATGTATGACCCGGAACGCTGCCACCTTGGTGGTATCCCGCTCGGTCAGCGCCAGCTGATGACCTACGAGGTCTCCGGCACCGGAACCTTCGTCGAGGGTGACGACCTCCACTTCGTCAACAACGCTGCCATGCAGCAGTTCTGGGACGACATCCGGAGAACCGTTATTGTCAACATGGATCTTGCACACCAGACCCTGCAGAGGCGTCTTGGCAAGGAAGTTACTCCAGAGACAATCAACGAGTACCTCCACGTCGTCAACCACGCAATGCCCGGAGCAGCTGTTGTCCAGGAGCACATGGTTGAGACCCACCCGGCACTTACCGATGACTGTTACGTCAAGGTATTCACCGGAGACTCCGAGCTTGCAGACGATATCGAGCCACAGTTCATTATCAACGTCGAGAAGCTCTTCCCGAAGAAGCAGGCAGATGCCCTGATGAAAGCTGTCGGCAAGTCGCTCTGGCAGTGCGTCCACATCCCGACATCCGTCTCCCGCACCTGTGATGGTGGAACAACCTCCCGGTGGTCCGCCATGCAGATCGGTATGTCCTTTATCGGCGCATACCGGATGTGCGCAGGTGAAGCAGCAGTCGCTGACCTCTCCTACGCCGCAAAGCACGCTGGTGTCATCCAGATGGCTTCCCACCTGCCTGCCCGCCGTGCCCGTGGTCCAAACGAGCCTGGTGGTATCCTCTTCGGTAACTTCGCCGACATGATCCAGGCAGACCGGAAATATCCAAACGACCCCGCAAAAGCCACATTAGAGGTCGTCGGTGCTGGTGCAATGCTCTTTGACCAGATCTGGCTCGGCTCCTACATGTCCGGCGGTGTCGGGTTCACCCAGTATGCAACAGCCGCATACACCGACAACATCCTCGATGAGTTCACCTACTATGGTATGGACTACATCAAGGACAAGTACAAAGTCGACTGGCAGAACCCGAACCCGAACGACAAGGTCAAGCCAACCCAGGAGATCGTCAACGACATCGCAACCGAGGTCAACCTCAATGGTATGGAGATGTACGAGACCTATCCGACAACCATGGAAGACCACTTCGGCGGTTCCCAGCGTGCAAGTGTCCTCGCAGCAGCATCCGGTATCTCGACTGCTATTGCAACCGGAAACTCAAACGCCGGTCTGAACGGCTGGTACCTCTCGATGCTCATGCACAAAGAGGGATGGTCACGTCTTGGATTCTTCGGCTACGACCTGCAGGACCAGTGTGGTTCAGCAAACACGCTCTCTGTCCGGCCTGACGAAGGCTGTATCGGCGAGTTCCGTGGACCAAACTATCCAAACTATGCAATGAATGTCGGTCACCAGGGAGAATACGCAGCAATTGCAGGTGCATCCCACTACGGACGTGGCGATGGCTGGACACTCTCCCCGCTGATCAAGATCTGCTTCGCAGACCCCGCCCTGAAGTTCGACTTCTCCGAACCAAGGAAGGAGTTTGCACGCGGTGCGATCCGCGAGTACATGCCAGCAGGCGAGCGCTCGCTCATCATCCCCGCGAAGTAA